In one window of Streptomyces sp. FXJ1.172 DNA:
- a CDS encoding helix-turn-helix transcriptional regulator, which produces MRSERRNELREFLMSRRARVSPEDAGLPAGGGRRRTPGLRREEVAVLAGVGASWYQWLEQGREISVSPSVLDAVARVLRLSDAERRHLYLLSGMNPPTPEVAPEKRDMCDGLRRLIDAWMPFPAHIMDLYYNCVMYNDAAAIVLGMRSDNTQNCLIDFFVDPVYRSRSHSWERNARRVVAQFRAACAARPDDEGFQEVLAEASARSPEFVRLWAEREIEDQGQIRKELEHPLAGLLVVESTAMKVPARPDLSIILHTPLDEANTAEKLEWLASPEGRRGAMYPVAG; this is translated from the coding sequence ATGAGGAGTGAACGGCGCAATGAGCTGCGCGAGTTCCTGATGAGCCGGCGGGCCAGGGTCAGCCCCGAGGACGCCGGGCTGCCGGCGGGCGGCGGCCGGCGCCGTACGCCCGGGCTGCGCCGGGAGGAGGTCGCCGTGCTGGCCGGGGTGGGCGCCTCCTGGTACCAGTGGCTGGAGCAGGGGCGGGAGATCTCCGTCTCGCCGTCGGTGCTCGACGCCGTGGCCCGGGTGCTGCGGCTCAGCGACGCCGAGCGCCGGCATCTGTATCTGCTGTCCGGGATGAACCCGCCCACGCCCGAAGTGGCGCCGGAGAAACGGGACATGTGCGACGGGCTGCGGCGGCTGATCGACGCTTGGATGCCGTTTCCGGCGCACATCATGGACCTGTACTACAACTGCGTGATGTACAACGACGCGGCCGCGATCGTGCTCGGCATGCGGTCGGACAACACGCAGAACTGCCTCATCGACTTCTTCGTGGACCCGGTGTACCGGTCGCGCAGTCACAGCTGGGAGCGGAACGCCCGCAGGGTCGTGGCGCAGTTCCGGGCGGCGTGTGCGGCGCGGCCGGACGACGAGGGGTTCCAGGAGGTGCTGGCCGAGGCGTCGGCGCGCAGCCCCGAGTTCGTCCGGCTGTGGGCCGAGCGGGAGATCGAGGACCAGGGGCAGATCCGCAAGGAGCTGGAGCATCCGCTGGCCGGGCTGCTGGTGGTGGAGTCGACGGCGATGAAGGTGCCGGCCCGCCCGGACCTGTCGATCATCCTCCACACCCCGCTGGACGAGGCGAACACCGCCGAGAAACTGGAGTGGCTGGCATCTCCGGAAGGCCGGCGGGGCGCGATGTACCCCGTGGCGGGGTGA
- a CDS encoding cytidine deaminase encodes MTESNALDPEDRKIVTLARSARARNGVPEGAAVRDETGRTYVAGTVELASLRLSALRTAVAMAVASGARSLEAAAVVSEAESLPAEDLDAVSDLGGPRTPVLLAGLDGEVRLTVSAG; translated from the coding sequence ATGACCGAGAGCAACGCGCTTGATCCCGAGGACCGCAAGATCGTCACCCTGGCCCGTTCCGCGCGGGCCCGCAACGGTGTGCCCGAGGGCGCGGCCGTACGGGACGAGACGGGGCGTACGTACGTCGCCGGGACGGTGGAGCTGGCCTCGCTGCGGCTGAGCGCGCTGCGGACCGCGGTCGCGATGGCCGTGGCGTCGGGGGCGCGGTCCCTGGAGGCGGCGGCGGTGGTGAGCGAGGCGGAGTCCCTGCCGGCGGAGGATCTGGACGCCGTGTCCGACCTCGGCGGCCCGCGGACGCCGGTCCTGCTCGCCGGGCTCGACGGCGAGGTCCGGCTGACCGTCTCCGCGGGCTGA
- a CDS encoding beta-xylosidase, whose product MGSTPPRPRRSRRWRWASLFGATALAVTAGGALACPAGAAGTNVDFATHCIPPAVAGIPPIDGTTTADVSVDNASPKVGDTVTVTYTVVTAAASNPTDLALPADIMTPTGKVTLGGAQTGDVTVAGPKKNPPVPGKAAFPSFSMTGTFTVTKAGQITLSPGDYNIHTSYILELDTPCTVTSPPAPVSQTVTATDGTPANTRAISLSSASGDAGASVTVTGSNFTPGATVTLAGRSGNLQTADTATVTANSQGSFSGSLVVTDKTTTGIVAYEGASWSADKGAGPAAYVVNDNSPVPPGSQKLTTTVKAGTLSMSQAGDSVALSSVGFGQGGASTGKLQTVTVKDFRGGPAGWSLTGKVTDLTGPGAKIDAGRLSWTPACATKAGSPSTCKAGSAGTVGGSGATLAQAPDGTFTGGEFTVDAGLSLDVPAFTPPGSYSGVLTLTLT is encoded by the coding sequence ATGGGTTCGACACCCCCAAGACCACGAAGATCCCGACGGTGGCGCTGGGCGTCACTGTTCGGAGCGACCGCGCTCGCGGTGACCGCGGGCGGCGCGCTGGCCTGTCCGGCCGGTGCCGCCGGCACGAACGTGGACTTCGCCACGCACTGCATCCCGCCCGCCGTCGCGGGCATCCCGCCGATCGACGGCACCACGACCGCCGACGTGTCGGTGGACAACGCCAGCCCCAAGGTCGGCGACACCGTCACCGTCACGTACACGGTCGTCACCGCCGCCGCCAGCAATCCCACCGACCTCGCTCTGCCCGCCGACATCATGACGCCGACCGGGAAGGTGACCCTCGGTGGCGCCCAGACGGGGGACGTGACCGTCGCCGGGCCGAAGAAGAACCCGCCGGTGCCGGGGAAGGCGGCCTTCCCGTCCTTCTCCATGACCGGCACGTTCACCGTCACCAAGGCCGGGCAGATCACCCTCTCGCCCGGCGACTACAACATCCACACCAGCTACATCCTCGAGCTGGACACCCCCTGCACGGTCACCAGCCCGCCCGCACCGGTGTCGCAGACCGTGACCGCCACCGACGGCACCCCGGCCAACACCCGGGCCATCTCGCTGAGTTCGGCCTCGGGTGACGCGGGCGCCAGTGTGACCGTCACCGGCAGCAACTTCACGCCGGGAGCCACCGTCACCCTGGCCGGGCGGTCCGGGAACCTGCAGACGGCCGACACGGCGACCGTGACCGCCAACTCCCAGGGCTCCTTCAGCGGCTCGCTGGTCGTCACCGACAAGACGACGACCGGGATCGTGGCCTACGAGGGCGCCTCCTGGAGCGCGGACAAGGGCGCCGGCCCCGCGGCCTACGTCGTCAACGACAACTCGCCCGTCCCGCCGGGCAGTCAGAAGCTGACGACCACCGTCAAGGCGGGCACGCTGTCCATGTCCCAGGCCGGGGACTCGGTCGCGCTGTCGTCGGTCGGCTTCGGCCAGGGCGGCGCCTCGACCGGCAAGCTGCAGACGGTGACCGTCAAGGACTTCCGCGGCGGACCCGCCGGCTGGTCCCTGACCGGCAAGGTCACCGACCTCACCGGTCCCGGCGCCAAGATCGACGCGGGCAGGCTCAGCTGGACACCCGCCTGCGCGACCAAGGCGGGCAGCCCCAGCACCTGCAAGGCCGGTTCGGCGGGCACCGTGGGAGGCTCGGGAGCCACCCTCGCACAGGCCCCCGACGGCACGTTCACCGGCGGCGAGTTCACGGTCGACGCCGGGCTCTCCCTGGACGTACCGGCGTTCACGCCTCCGGGCTCGTACTCCGGTGTGCTCACGTTGACGCTCACCTGA
- a CDS encoding WxL protein peptidoglycan domain-containing protein: MRKLYVLLLGLLLTAQAAPAHAAGNGSWSVYPLASKVAARPYFYLSADPGQTLTDKVTVANTTGSPLTFRLYAADAYNTPRDGGFAVRTLKERMLGVGAWARLAKERITVPGHRSVTVPFTLRVPDGAEPGDHPGAIVALDERVEPGSGALALGVQRAVGARVYLRVSGPTLPAVSVEHLRISHHQPLVPGLGAGTATISYTLRNTGNVTVGPRVELRARGLFGRTLLDRDLTRVPSELLPGQTVRLTEPWSGAPQLDWADVTLTASAPGTRQSASASFLALPWLLAAVVFAAGAACGALLVRARRGRARRSVPVRRSPRARTTPSRPRSSPSARP; this comes from the coding sequence ATGCGCAAGCTGTACGTCCTCCTCCTGGGTCTGCTGCTGACAGCGCAGGCCGCACCCGCGCACGCCGCCGGCAACGGCAGCTGGTCCGTCTACCCGCTCGCCTCGAAAGTCGCCGCGCGGCCGTACTTCTACCTCTCGGCCGACCCCGGCCAGACCCTCACCGACAAGGTCACCGTCGCCAACACGACCGGCAGCCCGCTCACCTTCCGCCTCTACGCGGCCGACGCCTACAACACGCCCCGCGACGGCGGCTTCGCCGTACGCACGCTGAAGGAGCGGATGCTCGGGGTGGGTGCCTGGGCGCGGCTCGCGAAGGAACGGATCACCGTGCCCGGGCACCGGAGCGTCACCGTGCCCTTCACCCTGCGGGTGCCGGACGGCGCCGAACCGGGCGACCACCCGGGCGCGATCGTCGCCCTGGACGAGCGGGTCGAGCCGGGCAGCGGTGCGCTGGCCCTCGGCGTGCAGCGGGCCGTCGGCGCCCGCGTCTACCTCCGGGTGAGCGGCCCCACGCTCCCCGCGGTCTCCGTGGAACACCTGCGGATCAGCCACCACCAGCCGCTCGTCCCCGGCCTCGGCGCCGGCACGGCCACCATCTCCTACACCCTGCGCAACACCGGCAACGTCACCGTCGGCCCGAGGGTGGAGCTGAGGGCGCGCGGGCTGTTCGGCCGTACGCTGCTCGACCGCGACCTCACCCGGGTCCCCTCCGAGCTGCTGCCGGGGCAGACGGTACGGCTCACCGAACCCTGGTCCGGGGCGCCCCAGCTCGACTGGGCGGACGTGACGCTGACCGCGAGCGCGCCGGGCACCCGGCAGTCGGCGAGCGCCTCCTTCCTGGCGCTGCCCTGGCTGCTCGCCGCGGTCGTCTTCGCGGCCGGTGCGGCGTGCGGGGCGCTGCTGGTCAGAGCGCGTCGGGGCCGTGCTCGCCGGTCCGTACCCGTACGACGGTCTCCACGGGCACGGACCACACCTTCCCGTCCCCGATCTTCCCCGTCCGCGCGGCCCTGA
- a CDS encoding P-II family nitrogen regulator — protein sequence MKLITAIVKPYRLDEVKSALQELGVHGLTVTEASGYGRQRGHTEVYRGAEYRVDLVPKVRIEVVVEDADADAVIDAIVRAARTGKIGDGKVWSVPVETVVRVRTGEHGPDAL from the coding sequence ATGAAGCTCATCACCGCCATCGTCAAGCCGTACCGCCTCGACGAGGTCAAGTCCGCCCTGCAGGAGCTGGGTGTGCACGGTCTGACCGTGACCGAGGCCAGCGGCTACGGCCGCCAGCGTGGTCACACCGAGGTGTACCGGGGGGCCGAGTACCGGGTCGACCTGGTGCCGAAGGTGCGCATCGAGGTCGTCGTGGAGGACGCGGACGCCGACGCCGTGATCGACGCGATCGTCAGGGCCGCGCGGACGGGGAAGATCGGGGACGGGAAGGTGTGGTCCGTGCCCGTGGAGACCGTCGTACGGGTACGGACCGGCGAGCACGGCCCCGACGCGCTCTGA
- a CDS encoding ammonium transporter: MTFAAAPQVNTGDTAWLLAATALVLLMTPGLALFYGGMVRTKSVLNMLMMSFVSIALVTVVWLAAGYSLAFGDDIGGGLIGGLGQAGLHGLGPASVHGTVPTLLFATFQLTFAIITAALISGAVADRTKFSAWLVFVPLWTLVVYVPVTHWVWGPGGWISAGLGALDFAGGLPVEITSGASGLALCLVLGPRLGFKKDAMRPHNLPMVILGAGLLWFGWFGFNAGSALGANGLAAAAFLNTMAAGCTGLLGWLFVEQKRDGHPTTLGAASGAVAGLVAITPSCGTVSLLGALVVGLAAGVVCSYAVSWKFRLNYDDSLDVVGVHLVGGIIGTLLIGLFAQKAMTGSTEGLFYGGGLAPLGKQFLAVVVVAAYAFAVTYGLGKLLDKAMGLRASEEHEHTGLDLTVHAETAYDHGVLGHGAPVSASVVHSVQKVKPQA; the protein is encoded by the coding sequence GTGACCTTCGCCGCCGCGCCCCAAGTGAACACCGGCGACACCGCCTGGCTGCTCGCCGCGACCGCCCTCGTGCTGCTGATGACGCCGGGGCTGGCCCTGTTCTACGGCGGCATGGTCCGCACCAAGAGCGTCCTGAACATGCTGATGATGAGCTTCGTGTCGATCGCGCTGGTCACGGTGGTCTGGCTGGCCGCCGGCTACTCCCTGGCCTTCGGGGACGACATCGGCGGCGGGCTCATCGGCGGCCTCGGCCAGGCCGGCCTGCACGGCCTCGGCCCGGCGAGCGTCCACGGCACGGTCCCGACCCTGCTGTTCGCCACCTTCCAGCTGACCTTCGCGATCATCACGGCCGCCCTGATCAGCGGCGCGGTGGCCGACCGGACCAAGTTCTCGGCGTGGCTGGTCTTCGTCCCGCTGTGGACCCTCGTCGTATACGTCCCCGTCACCCACTGGGTCTGGGGCCCCGGTGGCTGGATCTCGGCCGGGCTCGGCGCGCTCGACTTCGCGGGCGGTCTGCCCGTGGAGATCACCTCCGGTGCCTCCGGTCTCGCCCTGTGCCTGGTCCTCGGCCCGCGCCTGGGCTTCAAGAAGGACGCGATGCGCCCGCACAACCTGCCGATGGTGATCCTCGGCGCCGGCCTGCTCTGGTTCGGCTGGTTCGGCTTCAACGCGGGCAGCGCGCTCGGCGCGAACGGCCTCGCCGCGGCCGCCTTCCTCAACACCATGGCCGCCGGCTGCACCGGCCTGCTCGGCTGGCTCTTCGTCGAGCAGAAGAGGGACGGGCACCCCACCACCCTCGGCGCCGCCTCCGGCGCGGTGGCCGGCCTCGTCGCGATCACCCCCTCCTGCGGCACGGTCTCCCTGCTCGGCGCCCTTGTCGTGGGCCTCGCCGCCGGTGTCGTCTGCTCGTACGCGGTGAGCTGGAAGTTCAGGCTGAACTACGACGACTCCCTCGACGTCGTCGGCGTTCACCTGGTCGGCGGCATCATCGGCACCCTGCTGATCGGCCTGTTCGCCCAGAAGGCGATGACCGGCAGCACCGAGGGCCTCTTCTACGGCGGCGGGCTCGCCCCGCTCGGCAAGCAGTTCCTCGCCGTGGTGGTCGTCGCGGCGTACGCCTTCGCGGTGACGTACGGCCTCGGCAAGCTGCTCGACAAGGCGATGGGCCTCAGGGCGAGCGAGGAGCACGAGCACACCGGCCTGGACCTTACGGTGCACGCGGAGACGGCATACGATCACGGCGTCCTGGGCCACGGCGCCCCGGTCAGCGCGTCCGTCGTCCACTCCGTGCAGAAGGTCAAGCCCCAGGCATGA
- the era gene encoding GTPase Era translates to MSVRTQSSEQPAEAVHRAGFACFVGRPNAGKSTLTNALVGQKVAITANQPQTTRHTVRGIVHREDAQLILVDTPGLHKPRTLLGERLNDVVRTTWAEVDVIGFCLPANEKIGPGDRFIAKELAGIRKTPKVAIVTKTDLVDSKTLAEQLIAIDQLGKELGIEWAEIVPVSAVGDKQVNLLADLLIPLLPEGPALYPEGDLTDEPEQVMIAELIREAALEGVRDELPHSIAVVVEEMLPREDRPADRPLLDIHANVYIERPSQKGIIIGPKGKRLKEVGIKSRKQIEALLGTPVFLDLHVKVAKDWQRDPKQLRKLGF, encoded by the coding sequence ATGAGCGTGCGTACCCAGTCATCCGAGCAGCCGGCCGAGGCCGTCCACCGCGCCGGTTTCGCCTGCTTCGTGGGCCGCCCCAACGCGGGCAAGTCCACCCTTACGAACGCTCTGGTCGGGCAGAAGGTGGCGATCACCGCGAACCAGCCGCAGACCACGCGGCACACCGTGCGCGGCATCGTGCACCGGGAGGACGCCCAGCTCATCCTGGTCGACACCCCTGGACTGCACAAGCCGCGGACGCTGCTGGGCGAGCGGCTGAACGACGTCGTACGCACCACCTGGGCCGAGGTGGACGTGATCGGCTTCTGCCTCCCCGCGAACGAGAAGATCGGTCCCGGTGACCGCTTCATCGCCAAGGAGCTGGCGGGAATCCGGAAGACCCCGAAGGTCGCGATCGTCACCAAGACCGACCTGGTGGATTCGAAGACCCTCGCCGAGCAGCTGATCGCGATCGACCAGCTGGGCAAGGAACTGGGCATCGAGTGGGCGGAGATCGTCCCGGTGTCGGCGGTGGGGGACAAGCAGGTGAACCTGCTGGCCGACCTTCTGATCCCGCTGCTGCCCGAGGGCCCGGCGCTCTACCCCGAGGGCGACCTCACCGACGAGCCCGAGCAGGTCATGATCGCCGAGCTGATCCGCGAGGCGGCACTGGAGGGCGTCCGCGACGAACTGCCGCACTCCATCGCGGTGGTCGTCGAGGAGATGCTCCCGCGCGAGGACCGCCCCGCCGACCGGCCGCTGCTGGACATCCACGCCAACGTCTACATCGAGCGCCCCAGCCAGAAGGGCATCATCATCGGCCCCAAGGGCAAGCGCCTGAAGGAGGTCGGCATCAAGTCCCGCAAGCAGATCGAGGCGCTGCTGGGGACGCCGGTCTTCCTGGACCTGCACGTGAAGGTGGCGAAGGACTGGCAACGCGACCCGAAGCAGCTCCGCAAGCTGGGTTTCTAG
- a CDS encoding helix-turn-helix transcriptional regulator, with product MNRSELADFLRRGRARLNPADVGLAPGARRRTPGLRREEVASLAGMSADYYTRLEQSRGPRPSRQMLTALARALRLTDAEHDHLFHLAGEEPPRRETASTHVRPGLLLILDRLYDTPAQLVNDCGEVLAQNAMAKALVGDVTARPRRERNLVRRFFLDPAARSLFPAEDHEPHARAQVANLRAVAAARPDDPEPAGLVAELRSASEEFARLWDEHEVAPRHRATKRFQHPLVGLLDLDCEVMLSHEHHHLLVVHTARPGTDSYERLQLLRVVGLQDMTPQGAVG from the coding sequence GTGAACCGGAGTGAACTCGCCGACTTCCTGCGCCGCGGCCGTGCCCGTCTGAACCCCGCCGACGTGGGCCTCGCCCCGGGCGCCCGGCGCCGTACGCCCGGCCTGCGCCGGGAGGAGGTGGCGTCGCTGGCGGGCATGTCGGCCGACTACTACACCCGGCTCGAACAGTCCCGGGGACCGCGTCCGTCCCGCCAGATGCTGACGGCACTGGCGCGTGCGCTGCGCCTCACGGACGCCGAGCACGACCATCTGTTCCATCTGGCCGGCGAGGAGCCGCCGCGCCGCGAGACGGCGTCGACGCATGTCCGGCCCGGCCTGCTGCTGATCCTGGACCGCCTGTACGACACCCCGGCGCAGCTGGTGAACGACTGCGGAGAGGTCCTGGCGCAGAACGCGATGGCCAAGGCGCTGGTCGGCGACGTGACGGCCCGCCCGCGGCGCGAACGGAACCTGGTGCGCCGCTTCTTCCTGGACCCGGCCGCGCGATCACTGTTCCCGGCGGAGGACCACGAGCCGCACGCGCGCGCCCAGGTGGCCAACCTGCGCGCGGTGGCCGCGGCCCGCCCCGACGACCCGGAACCGGCCGGCCTGGTCGCTGAACTCCGTTCCGCCAGCGAGGAGTTCGCTCGGCTCTGGGACGAACACGAGGTGGCTCCGCGCCACCGGGCGACCAAGCGCTTCCAGCACCCCCTGGTCGGCCTGCTGGACCTGGACTGCGAGGTCATGCTCAGCCACGAACACCACCACCTCCTCGTCGTCCACACGGCCCGCCCGGGAACGGACTCCTACGAACGGCTTCAGCTGCTGAGGGTGGTGGGGTTGCAGGACATGACCCCTCAGGGGGCTGTCGGCTAG
- a CDS encoding NAD-dependent epimerase/dehydratase family protein, with translation MLTLVTGTTGKVGQRFVPRLMAQARPGERVRVVVRDAARAERFAELGAEVVTADLRDEDALGKAVAGVDAVVNIAAAFRGVPDEEAWAVNRDAAVALGHAALASGVRRFVQVSTGLVYGTGRGRPLTEEDEIRPGGEMWGAYPESKAAAERELLALEGGMEVRIGRLPFVYGDGDPHLADVLRWAANWASTQRLHMGHHADVAQGLLRLLYAPAVNGPVHNIADDAPVTAVDLHQLNDVELPAGMDSRTDPDPWLGIMSTQKIRRDLGFRPLYPSVWTARDAGAL, from the coding sequence ATGCTGACACTGGTGACCGGTACGACGGGGAAGGTCGGGCAGCGCTTCGTGCCCCGGCTCATGGCGCAGGCCCGGCCCGGGGAGAGGGTGCGGGTGGTCGTACGGGACGCGGCACGGGCGGAGCGGTTCGCCGAGCTGGGTGCCGAGGTCGTGACGGCGGACCTGCGGGACGAGGACGCGCTCGGCAAGGCCGTCGCCGGGGTGGACGCCGTCGTGAACATCGCCGCCGCCTTCCGCGGCGTGCCCGACGAGGAGGCCTGGGCCGTCAACCGGGACGCGGCCGTGGCCCTCGGCCACGCCGCGCTGGCCTCCGGCGTACGGCGGTTCGTGCAGGTCAGCACGGGGCTGGTGTACGGCACCGGACGCGGCCGCCCGCTGACCGAGGAGGACGAGATCCGGCCGGGCGGCGAGATGTGGGGCGCCTACCCCGAGTCCAAGGCGGCGGCCGAGCGGGAACTGCTCGCCCTGGAGGGCGGCATGGAGGTGCGCATCGGCCGCCTCCCCTTCGTCTACGGCGACGGCGACCCGCACCTCGCCGACGTCCTGCGCTGGGCCGCGAACTGGGCCTCCACGCAGCGGCTGCACATGGGCCACCACGCCGACGTCGCCCAGGGGCTGCTGCGCCTGCTGTACGCACCGGCGGTGAACGGCCCCGTCCACAACATCGCCGACGACGCCCCCGTCACGGCCGTCGACCTGCACCAGCTCAACGACGTCGAGCTGCCCGCGGGCATGGACAGCCGGACCGACCCCGACCCGTGGCTCGGGATCATGTCCACCCAGAAGATCCGCCGGGACCTCGGCTTCCGCCCGCTCTACCCGAGCGTCTGGACCGCCCGCGACGCAGGCGCCCTGTGA
- a CDS encoding MFS transporter, protein MTTARPSAALAEPVERVGRGWTAALSLANGAIWVGWFGPLQILLASQTKDFAPGSGMSKETMLAWVTGAGAVVSLLANPLFGALSDRTTARRGRRTPWIVAGAAGGALSLLLLAEAGGVWSMAAAWCLVQLTLNAAFAAVTAAVPDRVPRLQRGAVGGWLGAAQILGVVGGTGLATAAGGIRAGYLACAVCTAAGVLPYVLRHEDLRLAREDRPASWRGFLAGFRLSPRRYPDLGWAWLTRFLINLSNSLVLLYLLYYLRDRLHCSDPGRGVLILTAVNSLTLLATVVAGGVWSDRVGRRKPFVVWSGVLMAVATAALAGWQTWPGAVVAAAVLGVGFGVFTSVDFALMTDVLPQAMDRGKDLGVINVANALPQVAAPALAAPIVTYLGGYRVLYLVAAVIGLGGAVLVGRIRGVD, encoded by the coding sequence ATGACCACCGCCCGGCCCTCGGCCGCCCTGGCCGAGCCGGTCGAACGGGTCGGCCGGGGCTGGACGGCGGCGCTCTCGCTGGCCAACGGGGCGATCTGGGTCGGCTGGTTCGGGCCGCTGCAGATCCTGCTCGCCTCCCAGACGAAGGACTTCGCGCCCGGCTCCGGGATGTCCAAGGAGACGATGCTGGCCTGGGTGACCGGAGCCGGCGCGGTGGTCTCGCTGCTCGCCAATCCCCTCTTCGGCGCCCTGTCCGACCGGACGACGGCCCGCCGGGGCCGCCGTACCCCGTGGATCGTGGCCGGGGCGGCGGGTGGCGCGCTGTCCCTGCTGCTGCTCGCCGAGGCGGGCGGGGTGTGGTCCATGGCGGCGGCCTGGTGCCTGGTGCAGCTCACCCTGAACGCGGCGTTCGCGGCCGTGACGGCGGCCGTGCCGGACCGGGTGCCCCGGCTCCAACGGGGCGCGGTGGGCGGCTGGCTGGGGGCGGCGCAGATCCTGGGCGTGGTCGGCGGCACCGGCCTCGCGACGGCGGCGGGCGGGATCCGGGCCGGGTATCTGGCGTGCGCGGTGTGCACGGCGGCGGGTGTCCTGCCGTACGTCCTGCGCCACGAGGACCTGCGGCTCGCGCGGGAGGACCGCCCGGCATCCTGGCGCGGCTTCCTGGCCGGCTTCCGGCTGAGCCCACGCCGGTATCCCGACCTCGGCTGGGCCTGGCTGACCCGGTTCCTGATCAACCTCAGCAACTCCCTGGTGCTCCTGTACCTGCTGTACTACCTGCGGGACCGGCTGCACTGTTCCGACCCCGGGCGGGGGGTGCTGATCCTGACGGCCGTCAACAGCCTGACGCTGCTGGCGACCGTCGTGGCGGGCGGGGTGTGGTCGGACCGGGTGGGCCGGCGCAAGCCGTTCGTCGTCTGGTCGGGGGTGCTGATGGCGGTGGCGACGGCGGCGCTGGCCGGCTGGCAGACCTGGCCGGGCGCGGTGGTCGCGGCGGCGGTCCTCGGGGTCGGTTTCGGCGTGTTCACCTCGGTCGACTTCGCGCTGATGACGGACGTCCTGCCGCAGGCGATGGACCGGGGCAAGGACCTGGGCGTGATCAACGTGGCCAACGCCCTGCCGCAGGTGGCCGCGCCGGCGCTGGCCGCGCCGATCGTGACCTACCTGGGCGGCTACCGGGTGCTGTACCTGGTCGCGGCGGTGATCGGGCTGGGCGGGGCGGTGCTGGTGGGCCGGATCAGAGGAGTCGACTAG
- a CDS encoding GH1 family beta-glucosidase, with product MATDDGNPIPRFPPDFLWGVSTSAHQIEGAAKEREPSVWDVFTAEQGRVKDGSTAAVACDHYHRYREDTALLAGLGVDAYRFSVSWPRVNSPGGLDFYDRLVDELCAAGVRPVPTLFHWDLPASLDWLQRDTAARFAEYVTVVAERLGDRVPKWITLNEPAEHTLLGHALGAHAPGKRLLFDALPVAHHQLLAHGLAVQALRAAGAGGIGIANSHGPTWPASGDPADVAAADFYDLLLNRLFAEPVVLGEYPEGMGELMPGDVAADLKVIAEPVDWYGINYYAPTRVGAPGGTDSEYGGLALPAELPFSVREIEGRPVTDFGWPVVPEGLTELLTAFRDRYGDRLPPIVITENGCSYEGIDDQDRIAYLDAHIRALHAALECGVDVRGYFVWSLMDNFEWAEGYARRFGLVHVDYETLERTPKASYRWFRDVLQAQR from the coding sequence ATGGCGACTGACGACGGCAATCCGATACCCCGGTTCCCCCCGGACTTCCTGTGGGGCGTGTCGACCTCCGCCCATCAGATCGAGGGCGCGGCAAAGGAGCGCGAACCGTCCGTCTGGGACGTGTTCACCGCTGAACAGGGGCGGGTGAAGGACGGCTCGACGGCGGCGGTGGCCTGCGACCACTACCACCGCTACCGGGAGGACACCGCCCTGCTCGCCGGCCTCGGCGTGGACGCGTACCGCTTCTCGGTCTCCTGGCCCCGGGTGAACTCCCCCGGCGGCCTGGACTTCTACGACCGCCTGGTGGACGAGCTGTGCGCGGCGGGCGTACGGCCCGTGCCCACCCTCTTCCACTGGGACCTGCCCGCCTCGCTGGACTGGCTCCAGCGGGACACAGCGGCCCGGTTCGCCGAGTACGTGACGGTGGTGGCCGAGCGGCTGGGCGACCGAGTGCCGAAGTGGATCACCCTCAACGAGCCCGCCGAGCACACCCTGCTGGGCCACGCCCTCGGCGCCCACGCGCCCGGCAAGCGGCTCCTGTTCGACGCGCTCCCGGTCGCCCACCACCAGCTCCTCGCCCACGGTCTCGCGGTACAGGCCCTGCGCGCGGCCGGGGCGGGCGGCATCGGCATCGCCAACTCCCACGGCCCCACCTGGCCGGCGTCCGGCGACCCGGCCGACGTGGCGGCGGCGGACTTCTACGACCTCCTCCTCAACCGCCTGTTCGCCGAGCCGGTCGTCCTCGGTGAATACCCTGAGGGAATGGGCGAGTTGATGCCCGGGGACGTGGCCGCCGACCTCAAGGTGATCGCCGAGCCCGTCGACTGGTACGGGATCAACTACTACGCGCCGACGCGGGTGGGCGCACCCGGCGGGACGGACAGCGAGTACGGCGGCCTCGCCCTGCCGGCCGAACTCCCCTTCTCGGTACGGGAGATCGAGGGCCGGCCGGTGACCGACTTCGGCTGGCCGGTCGTCCCGGAGGGGCTGACCGAGCTGCTGACCGCCTTCCGCGACCGCTACGGCGACCGGCTCCCGCCGATCGTCATCACGGAGAACGGCTGCTCGTACGAGGGCATCGACGACCAGGACCGCATCGCCTACCTGGACGCCCACATCCGCGCCCTGCACGCGGCGCTGGAGTGCGGGGTGGACGTGCGCGGCTACTTCGTGTGGTCCCTGATGGACAACTTCGAGTGGGCGGAGGGCTACGCGCGCCGCTTCGGCCTGGTGCACGTGGACTACGAAACGCTGGAGCGCACCCCGAAGGCCTCCTACCGCTGGTTCCGGGACGTGCTGCAGGCCCAGAGATGA